In Horticoccus luteus, the following proteins share a genomic window:
- a CDS encoding biopolymer transporter Tol: MQNFRFILALFFASAVAAFAQHSLGYVDVTNEGKVIPVRVSGSTPETNGLAQQAFKAHGRYRVEGGNYAYDIRFTPVSSTQVRVDVTKGKSGTPVLSQIASGSDVNDALLRAADLAVEKTNGLGLKGFFSAKIAFISERTGKKEVYVSDLFFRDVKQITHDGAIAMMPRWSPDGTRLLYTSFYKSGFPDIFQINLSSLQRTTFVSFKGTNSGARFSPNGQQVAMVLSGEGNAEIYIGNAQGRQIRRMTRTDAVEASPCFSPDGSRIVFTSDAAGGPQLYLLPVSGGTMQRVATNISGYCAEPDWNRADPQKIAFTMGVGKGYQVGVYDFSKRASVQVSHAPFDGLEACWLPDGRHVIYTARDRRTSRLCILDTETGQSQPVSPTMLGGCMQANAWWR; this comes from the coding sequence ATGCAAAATTTTCGTTTCATTCTCGCCCTGTTTTTCGCGTCGGCGGTCGCCGCTTTCGCGCAACATTCGCTCGGCTACGTCGACGTAACGAACGAAGGCAAGGTCATCCCCGTGCGGGTGTCGGGTTCGACACCGGAGACCAACGGTCTCGCGCAACAGGCGTTCAAAGCGCACGGGCGTTACCGGGTGGAAGGCGGCAATTACGCCTACGATATCCGGTTCACGCCGGTGAGCAGCACACAGGTGCGCGTGGATGTGACCAAGGGGAAATCCGGCACGCCGGTGCTGAGCCAGATCGCGAGCGGCAGCGACGTGAACGATGCGCTGTTGCGCGCCGCGGATCTTGCGGTGGAGAAAACCAACGGTTTGGGGTTGAAAGGGTTTTTCTCCGCGAAGATCGCGTTCATCAGTGAGCGCACGGGCAAAAAGGAAGTGTACGTTTCCGATTTGTTTTTCCGGGACGTGAAACAAATCACCCATGACGGCGCGATCGCGATGATGCCGCGCTGGTCGCCGGATGGCACGCGCCTGCTTTACACGAGCTTCTACAAATCGGGGTTCCCGGACATTTTTCAGATCAACCTCAGCAGCCTCCAGCGCACGACGTTCGTGAGTTTCAAGGGGACGAACAGCGGAGCGCGTTTCAGCCCGAACGGTCAGCAGGTCGCGATGGTGCTGAGCGGCGAAGGGAATGCAGAAATTTACATCGGTAATGCGCAGGGCCGGCAGATTCGGCGCATGACGCGCACGGATGCGGTCGAGGCCTCGCCGTGTTTCTCGCCGGATGGGTCGCGCATCGTCTTCACTTCGGACGCCGCGGGCGGGCCGCAGCTTTATCTGCTGCCGGTGAGCGGCGGCACCATGCAACGCGTGGCGACCAACATCAGCGGCTATTGTGCGGAGCCGGACTGGAATCGCGCCGATCCGCAAAAAATCGCGTTCACGATGGGCGTGGGGAAGGGCTACCAAGTGGGCGTTTACGATTTCTCGAAGCGCGCGAGCGTGCAGGTCTCCCATGCGCCGTTCGATGGTTTGGAAGCGTGCTGGCTGCCGGACGGGCGGCACGTGATTTACACGGCGCGCGATCGGCGCACGAGCCGCCTTTGCATCCTCGATACCGAGACGGGGCAGAGCCAGCCGGTCAGCCCCACGATGCTCGGAGGCTGCATGCAGGCGAATGCCTGGTGGCGTTAA
- the rpmG gene encoding 50S ribosomal protein L33, which produces MQEQVILECTEARKEGKPVSRYLTKRNKKTVTERIEKKKYNPHLKRHTLHKEIK; this is translated from the coding sequence ATGCAAGAACAAGTCATCTTAGAGTGCACCGAAGCCCGCAAAGAGGGGAAACCCGTCTCGCGCTATCTCACGAAGCGCAACAAAAAGACGGTGACGGAGCGCATCGAAAAGAAGAAATACAATCCGCACCTGAAGCGGCACACGCTCCACAAGGAGATCAAGTAA
- a CDS encoding Mrp/NBP35 family ATP-binding protein, translating into MTSDALKDALKQVKYPGFSRDIVSFGLVRSAGFTDGVAKVSLAITTSDPKVPLQLRNDVDRCLRAVPGVQETIIDIAVSAAKTPAAGGNLGGSGSAPKGLKHSVAIASGKGGVGKSTFAVNLACALAQVLGAEGRQGRVGLMDCDIYGPSVPLMMGINGRPEVEGEGADALIIPLENYGVKVMSMGFLVDDNTPVVWRGPMIMKTIQQFVQNVKWGELDILLVDLPPGTGDAQLSLVQTLPLDGAVLVTTPQAAATNVARKGGLMFQKVNVPLLGVAENMSYFIDSAGQRHALFGEGGGIAVAERLGTTLLGQVPLLSAIRAGGDSGIPVVVSEPEGAAAQSFTAIARSLLARLAPRPTPETT; encoded by the coding sequence GTGACCTCCGACGCCCTCAAAGACGCCCTCAAGCAAGTTAAATATCCCGGCTTCAGCCGCGACATCGTGTCATTCGGCCTCGTGCGGAGCGCGGGGTTCACCGACGGCGTCGCCAAGGTTTCGCTCGCGATCACCACCAGCGATCCGAAGGTCCCGCTGCAATTGAGGAACGACGTGGACCGCTGCCTGCGTGCCGTGCCCGGCGTGCAGGAAACGATCATCGATATCGCCGTTTCCGCCGCAAAAACCCCCGCCGCCGGCGGCAATCTCGGCGGTTCAGGCTCCGCGCCGAAGGGCCTGAAGCACTCCGTGGCCATCGCTTCCGGCAAAGGCGGCGTCGGGAAAAGCACGTTCGCCGTCAACCTCGCGTGCGCGCTGGCGCAAGTGCTCGGCGCCGAAGGCCGCCAAGGACGCGTCGGCCTGATGGACTGCGACATCTATGGCCCGAGCGTGCCGCTCATGATGGGCATCAACGGCCGTCCCGAGGTCGAAGGCGAAGGCGCCGACGCGCTCATCATCCCGTTGGAAAACTACGGCGTGAAAGTCATGAGCATGGGTTTTCTCGTCGACGACAACACCCCGGTCGTCTGGCGCGGACCGATGATCATGAAGACGATCCAGCAGTTCGTCCAAAACGTGAAATGGGGCGAGCTCGACATCCTCCTCGTCGACCTTCCGCCCGGCACCGGCGACGCGCAACTTTCCCTCGTGCAAACCCTGCCTCTCGATGGCGCGGTCCTGGTGACCACACCGCAAGCTGCCGCCACGAACGTGGCGCGCAAGGGTGGATTGATGTTTCAAAAAGTGAACGTGCCCCTGCTCGGCGTGGCTGAAAACATGAGCTACTTCATCGACTCTGCCGGCCAGCGTCATGCGCTGTTCGGCGAAGGTGGCGGCATTGCCGTCGCGGAGCGTCTCGGCACCACCTTGCTCGGCCAGGTGCCGCTACTCAGCGCGATTCGCGCCGGCGGCGACTCCGGCATCCCCGTCGTCGTGAGTGAACCGGAAGGCGCCGCCGCCCAATCTTTCACGGCGATTGCGCGTAGTTTGCTCGCGCGTCTCGCTCCCCGCCCGACTCCGGAGACCACGTGA
- a CDS encoding DUF4032 domain-containing protein, protein MTSPAPEPPASREFVKQSSLYQEFLAEREEILKHKWLESERLGYDIGFERALLDWIRKHREGWRAARRSQLSHAALAGSGKKEN, encoded by the coding sequence ATGACTTCTCCCGCACCAGAGCCACCCGCTTCCCGCGAATTCGTCAAGCAGTCCAGTCTCTACCAAGAGTTCCTCGCGGAGCGGGAAGAGATTTTGAAACACAAGTGGCTCGAGTCCGAACGGCTCGGTTACGACATCGGTTTCGAACGCGCCTTGCTCGACTGGATTCGCAAGCATCGCGAGGGCTGGCGTGCCGCCCGCCGCAGCCAGTTGAGCCACGCCGCCCTCGCCGGCAGCGGTAAAAAAGAAAACTGA